The Acidobacteriota bacterium genome segment ATCGGACGGGTACTGCGCCGGGAGTTCAACCGCGGCCTGCGTTGCGACAAGTACCACGACATGGGACTCTACCGCGCGAAGCTGCGCGCCTTCGCGCAGAAGCGGCAACAGGATCTCTAGTGCTGCGCCACGACTAGATTTTCGGATGCGCGGTGCCGTTATCGTCAACGATTCCGGGCTGTAAACCCATGTCCGTGTCCGAAGATTAGGGCGTGACGGACCACTAGCAGGGTTGCCGGCGGTGAAGGTCGCCGTCGAAGACGGCATGCCGGACGTCACCGCGGCCCCCGCTGCTACCTCCCTTCCCGTTTCCTTCACTCCCGGCCTGACTCCACTTGTCTCCCAAATGGGATATGACAGACCCTCCGTGCTGGGGTACGCAGGGTGCCGACGACCGGTCTCTCCCCGGCGCCCCCGGGGCGCAATGCGATTCGGGCTGGCTGGAGCACAAGCGCGATGTCGCCCGCGCCACTCGCCTGCCTCCCAAATGGGAGATGACAGACCTTGCCATGCCGGAGTATGTAAGGGGCATTGCGGTCTACGCTTCAACGGCTCCGTCACTGACGTTGCCATGTGCTGGAGGTTGCCTTGGCCAGTCCGTACCTGATCCAGGTCGCCAGCGAGTCGATGGCGGATGCGGACGTCCTCGCGAGTGACCTGCGCGAGACGCTCCTGGACTCGGACCACACCGTGTCGGTCGAGAGGCGAAGTGGGAACAAGGGGCATCTGGACGGCGGCGCCATTCTCGCCATCGTTCTGGGCAGCAGCGCGACGCTGGCTATTGCGAGGGGCATCCAGGCGTTCCTGAGTCGGAATCCCAGGGCCTCATTGCGGTTCACCAGACCCGACGGCACGGTCGTGGAGGTCGACAACCTGGCCGGCCGGCACGTCGCGCGCCTGGCGGAGACGCTGTTCGGAGAACGTTCATGAGGAGGCCGGTGTGAGCGAGCAAGGCGAATTCGACCCGCAGCGGGCGCTGGCGGTGGTCATGGGCAACAGCCGGTGGGAGGCCAGCGACTACGAAGACAACGCTGCGTGCAGGCACTCCGCCGAGGCGATGCAGGAGTACCTCCTGGACCCGAACGGGCTGGGTATCGACGGGGACAACGTCCTGGCGGTCATCGACGACCAGTCGGCGTACCCCCAACAGATTCTGGAGCGGGTCCACGGCTTTCTGAGCCAGAGGAAGGACGCGTTGCAGGAAGAGCAGCGGCCGGTGCGGGACCTGCTGTTCTACTACGTCGGCCACGGCTCGTTCTCGGAGTCGAAGGACTACTATCTGCCGATCTGCAAGACACGCGGACCGGACTTCGAGGGGACGAGCATCCGCATCGAGGCGCTGGCGAAGACCATCAAGGCGGCGGTTCGGAACCTGCGCGGTCACCTGATCTTCGATGCCTGTTTCTCCGCCGCGACGTTCAAGATATTCCTGTCGTCGGGGCCGGCCGACGTGGCCGTCCAGAAGACGCGGCATGCGTTTCCGACCAGCGGGATCGCACTGCTGTGCTCGGCCGGCAACAGCGACCCGGCGCTGGCGCCCGAGGGGCTGCGAGACACCGTGTTCACGGGCGAGCTGCTGCGGATTCTGAGAGAAGGAGACCAGGCCGCGCCGGAGAGGCTGTCGTTCGGTGACCTGGCCGAGCTGATCAGCGAGCGGCTCAAGAAGCGTTTCACCGACGTCATCCGCCCGCACGTCTCGTCGCCGAGACAGAAGGACGGCCAAGTGCACGTGATCCCGCTCTTCCCGAACGTGCTGGCCGGGGCTGCGCGTCCCCCCGCCCCGACCACCGAACCGGACGGGACCGACGAGGATCGAGGGTCGTCGCCGGGCCCGAAGACCCGCAAGAAACGACCGCCGGTTGAGCAACAGGAGCCCGTGCGCATCCGGGTCCCGCCGTACATACTGACGGACGGCGAGTGGGGCAAGGTCCCGAGAGAGGTCCAGACACTGCTGCTCAGTTGGGAGGAGGAGACCTACATCGGGTACGGTGCGATGGCGCTCAGCGTGGTCTGTCTGGCGATGGCCGGCGCGGCGCTCTGGTTCGATCCCGCGGCGGAGGACGCTTGGAGCCCCGAATGGATCATCGGGACAGTCGTCGGAATGTCCGGGGGCGCCGCCGTTCTGTTGTTCTCCGCCTCGGTCCTCCTGTTCGCGTTCAGGCGCTGGCGGCCGAAGCTGCCCATGCTCGCACCCAAGTCGTCGCCGCCCCAGGAATGGGAAGAGTACGAGATCATGGAAGGGCTGCGCGCGAGGGACGCCGTCTACCTGCTGGGAAGCTCCTCCATCGGTCGCCGTGCGCTCACGGCGACCCTCTTGATGACGTTCGCGGCGCTCGTCATCTGGGTCGCGAAGAACTTGTGGCAGCAGTAGTCGGGGGGCTGCGTGCACCGGCGCGTGGCGGGATGCCCTGCGTACGGCCTCTTCGGTCGGCGTCGGCGCCCGCACTGTCGTCAGTAGCGCTGCTCGGAACATAGCCCGCGCGGCTGCTCGTCCGGTTGACGAAGCTCGACCTGCTCACCATCGACGATTGGATGCTCGCGCCACTGCGCGACCAGTCATTACCGCGATGTTCGACGATACTCTTGCCCACCCGCGCCACGCCATGCCTGTAAATGGGAGATGGCGGCCTTCCCGGCGCGTGTGTAGGATGCGACTGCGTCTTCCTCACGCTCGGCATTCCGGGCTTGGGGCCCCGGAGGGGGCCGGACGGCGCCCAGCAGTCGCGTGGGAGGACGTGTCGTGAACCCGCTCGATGCCTTCGACCGTATCCTTGCGTCGCTGCATCAGGCCGCGCTCGACGATGCCCACTGGCCCGCCACGGCCGCCCTGATCGACGAGGCCTGAGGCACCGCGGGCAACGTGCTTATAGTCGGCGAAGGGACGGGCGACGACGCGCGCGTCCACTTCGTCCGGTATCTGTACCGTGGCGAGCCTCGACCGGATCTGGCGCGCGAGTACTACGATGTCTACTACCCGCACGACGAAGCGCCGGCCCGCATCCGGAAGCTGCCCGCCGGCCAAGTCGTTCATACCCCCGCCCTGTACACCGAAGAGGAGTTGAGGACGTCGGCGGCGTACAACGAGGCATGGCTCCACTGCCGCTGCCAGAACGGCTTGTGCATTCCCCTCGGCGGGCCGGACGGCCTGCGGATCATCTGGGGCTTC includes the following:
- a CDS encoding caspase family protein → MSEQGEFDPQRALAVVMGNSRWEASDYEDNAACRHSAEAMQEYLLDPNGLGIDGDNVLAVIDDQSAYPQQILERVHGFLSQRKDALQEEQRPVRDLLFYYVGHGSFSESKDYYLPICKTRGPDFEGTSIRIEALAKTIKAAVRNLRGHLIFDACFSAATFKIFLSSGPADVAVQKTRHAFPTSGIALLCSAGNSDPALAPEGLRDTVFTGELLRILREGDQAAPERLSFGDLAELISERLKKRFTDVIRPHVSSPRQKDGQVHVIPLFPNVLAGAARPPAPTTEPDGTDEDRGSSPGPKTRKKRPPVEQQEPVRIRVPPYILTDGEWGKVPREVQTLLLSWEEETYIGYGAMALSVVCLAMAGAALWFDPAAEDAWSPEWIIGTVVGMSGGAAVLLFSASVLLFAFRRWRPKLPMLAPKSSPPQEWEEYEIMEGLRARDAVYLLGSSSIGRRALTATLLMTFAALVIWVAKNLWQQ